In Bacteroidia bacterium, a genomic segment contains:
- a CDS encoding HEAT repeat domain-containing protein, producing the protein MNFQIATFLRVSLILLTGTGFLACEKPVPTPSAISLDTQTADSLATAIRAGVSAEVVEGLTLSLWASDSLAPDPIALSINGKGEAYISSTGRRRGSELDIRGHRNWMISSISFKTVEDRKNFLHTTLSPENSDENPWLDDKNGDGSRDWQDLTIDKERVFKIADRDGDGIADYAAVVVEDFHQEISDVAGAMVVHDGYIFVGVGPELWRLTDKNGDGIIEEKKLLHTGFGVHIGFGGHNMSGLTIGPDGKIWWGIGDIGSYVVDQKGKVWDYANQGAIFRCNTDGSDFEVFAAGLRNTHEFAFDDYGNLISVDNDGDHPGESERLVYLVDGSDSGWRTNWQFGKYSDPDNNTYKVWMDEKMYIPRWEGQAAHILPPIRNYHNGPTGMKYNPGTALSAKYKNHFFFAEFTGTPARSNVWAFQLKPNGAGFAFEKEEKILGLLLATGLDFGPDGALYVADWIDGWAPKKYGRIWKLDAPGIAESPIRQEVKTLLAEDFTLRMNDDLAAFLHHEDKRIRQKAQFALVAKGREGNVVFKNALSIENPQLARVHAIWGIAQLAQQEQGLAESLQPLLADNDPEIRAQAARWLGEVRYQAAADAIIPLLDDTAARVRFFATEALGRMAYVQAIYPIVQMLEKNNDADIYLRHAGAIALARIDRRGPLSELSTHPSRAVRIAALVALRRMRAQEVRLFLQDKDEWIVTEAAKAINDDGGIEAALPALAAYLHSPVFVNEPLIRRAINANLRLGKDENIQALADFSLNNKNSEVLISEAIAVIGTWPKPSVVDRVDGFYHGEIVQDTTHAQLVLGGILPQLFKSKSSLVKITAMDAAARLHLKESTTGMAAILKNDPAAEVRSAALDGLFRLGYSDMETVVQLAIKDRDPLVRMTGLGLTGQLSISDEKKVELLNLVIEKGTTGEQQTALEALGKLPENATEALFSSLLTQLETGKLAGEIQLDLLEAIEKKSSETLQSRAGAWKKSQTAQGVVASYTEALKGGDEQKGRQIFSRNESAMCTRCHSIREGGATVGPNLAEVGNRLSREKLLESLVDPGAQLAPGYGIVMLSMKDGSKKNGVLLEETASYMMIRIGDHVPEKVLKADISDRQNAPSSMPAMGNILNRREIRDLVEFLSTLKGNGV; encoded by the coding sequence ATGAATTTTCAGATTGCCACTTTCCTTCGGGTATCGCTCATACTGCTGACAGGCACCGGCTTTTTGGCGTGCGAAAAACCGGTGCCAACACCTTCCGCTATCAGCCTGGATACCCAAACGGCTGATAGCCTCGCAACTGCCATCAGAGCTGGGGTTTCGGCTGAAGTTGTCGAAGGACTCACCTTAAGTCTGTGGGCGTCTGATTCATTGGCACCGGATCCGATTGCGCTTTCAATAAATGGAAAAGGCGAAGCTTATATCTCCAGTACCGGACGCAGAAGAGGTTCAGAACTCGATATTCGCGGACATAGAAACTGGATGATTTCGTCCATTTCCTTTAAAACCGTAGAAGACCGGAAAAACTTTCTCCACACTACCCTATCACCGGAAAACAGTGATGAAAATCCCTGGCTGGATGATAAAAATGGCGATGGCTCCCGCGACTGGCAAGACCTTACCATCGACAAAGAACGGGTCTTCAAAATAGCGGATCGTGACGGCGACGGAATTGCAGACTACGCAGCAGTTGTCGTGGAGGATTTTCATCAGGAAATTTCCGACGTAGCCGGGGCAATGGTCGTGCATGACGGGTATATTTTTGTAGGCGTAGGGCCTGAACTTTGGCGGTTGACCGATAAAAACGGAGACGGAATCATTGAGGAAAAAAAACTTCTCCATACGGGCTTTGGGGTTCATATTGGGTTTGGCGGACATAATATGTCAGGGCTGACCATAGGGCCCGATGGAAAAATCTGGTGGGGAATTGGCGATATAGGATCGTATGTGGTTGACCAAAAGGGAAAAGTTTGGGACTATGCCAATCAGGGTGCAATCTTCCGCTGTAACACAGACGGCAGTGACTTTGAAGTATTTGCTGCGGGGTTGAGAAATACCCACGAATTTGCCTTTGACGATTACGGTAATTTGATTTCAGTTGACAATGACGGCGATCATCCCGGTGAAAGCGAAAGATTGGTTTACCTCGTGGACGGCTCAGATTCCGGCTGGCGCACCAACTGGCAGTTTGGCAAATACTCCGATCCCGACAACAATACCTACAAAGTCTGGATGGACGAAAAAATGTATATTCCGCGCTGGGAAGGTCAGGCAGCACATATTCTTCCTCCCATCCGCAACTATCACAATGGTCCGACAGGGATGAAATACAATCCGGGTACGGCCCTGAGTGCAAAGTATAAAAACCACTTCTTTTTTGCAGAGTTTACCGGAACGCCTGCCCGCTCCAACGTATGGGCATTTCAGTTAAAACCCAACGGGGCTGGATTCGCCTTTGAAAAGGAAGAAAAAATACTGGGTTTATTACTGGCTACCGGACTGGATTTTGGGCCTGACGGTGCACTGTATGTCGCAGACTGGATCGATGGCTGGGCGCCCAAAAAGTATGGCAGAATATGGAAGCTGGATGCGCCGGGAATAGCAGAATCCCCCATCAGACAAGAGGTAAAAACGCTGCTGGCCGAAGATTTTACCCTCCGTATGAATGACGACCTGGCAGCTTTTCTGCATCATGAAGACAAACGGATCAGACAGAAAGCTCAGTTTGCGCTGGTAGCAAAAGGTCGGGAAGGAAATGTTGTATTCAAAAATGCACTCAGCATCGAAAATCCTCAACTTGCACGGGTTCATGCGATCTGGGGCATTGCCCAGCTGGCACAGCAAGAGCAAGGATTAGCAGAATCCTTACAGCCATTATTAGCAGACAATGATCCTGAAATCAGGGCACAGGCAGCACGATGGCTGGGTGAAGTGCGATATCAGGCGGCAGCAGATGCGATTATTCCTTTATTGGACGACACTGCAGCCCGTGTGAGATTTTTTGCAACCGAGGCTTTGGGACGAATGGCTTATGTCCAGGCGATTTATCCTATCGTGCAGATGCTGGAAAAAAATAATGACGCAGATATTTACCTGCGCCACGCAGGAGCCATTGCATTAGCCAGAATCGATCGTCGCGGTCCTTTGTCTGAACTATCGACCCATCCCTCGCGCGCAGTCAGAATCGCAGCGCTGGTAGCATTGCGCAGGATGCGCGCACAGGAGGTCAGGCTATTTCTACAGGACAAGGACGAGTGGATCGTCACAGAAGCTGCCAAAGCCATCAATGACGATGGCGGTATCGAAGCAGCCCTACCTGCACTCGCAGCATATCTCCATTCGCCGGTATTTGTCAATGAACCCCTGATCCGTCGGGCAATCAATGCCAATCTTCGATTGGGAAAAGATGAAAATATCCAGGCACTTGCAGACTTTTCCCTCAACAATAAAAACAGCGAGGTCTTAATATCCGAGGCCATCGCAGTTATAGGTACATGGCCCAAACCTTCCGTTGTGGATAGAGTCGATGGGTTTTATCATGGAGAAATTGTTCAGGACACTACCCATGCACAGCTTGTGCTGGGCGGCATTCTTCCGCAATTATTCAAAAGCAAAAGCAGCCTGGTAAAAATCACCGCCATGGATGCCGCCGCACGCCTTCACCTGAAAGAATCGACAACAGGTATGGCAGCGATTCTGAAAAATGATCCGGCGGCAGAAGTCAGATCGGCTGCATTGGACGGGCTTTTCAGGTTGGGTTATTCCGATATGGAAACCGTCGTACAACTTGCAATTAAAGACCGGGATCCACTGGTACGAATGACTGGCCTGGGTCTTACTGGTCAATTGTCTATATCTGATGAAAAAAAGGTAGAATTGCTCAACCTGGTCATCGAAAAAGGCACGACAGGGGAACAACAAACTGCCCTTGAAGCACTGGGGAAATTGCCGGAAAATGCTACCGAAGCATTATTCTCTTCACTATTAACACAACTGGAAACAGGTAAACTGGCCGGAGAAATACAACTGGATCTACTTGAGGCGATAGAAAAAAAATCATCTGAAACCCTGCAATCCCGCGCCGGAGCCTGGAAAAAATCACAAACAGCGCAAGGAGTTGTGGCGTCATATACAGAAGCTTTAAAAGGAGGCGACGAACAAAAAGGAAGGCAGATTTTTTCCCGGAATGAAAGTGCGATGTGTACCCGTTGCCATTCGATCAGAGAAGGTGGAGCAACGGTAGGCCCCAACCTTGCCGAAGTTGGTAACCGATTATCGCGGGAAAAATTGCTGGAATCGTTGGTTGACCCGGGCGCACAGCTTGCTCCCGGTTATGGGATCGTCATGCTCAGTATGAAAGACGGAAGTAAGAAAAATGGGGTTCTGCTGGAAGAAACCGCTTCCTATATGATGATCCGGATCGGAGATCACGTGCCCGAAAAAGTATTAAAGGCGGACATATCTGACCGGCAAAATGCGCCTTCCAGCATGCCGGCGATGGGAAATATACTTAATCGGCGGGAAATCAGAGATTTGGTGGAATTCCTTTCTACCCTTAAGGGAAACGGGGTATAG